A single window of Sneathiella limimaris DNA harbors:
- a CDS encoding ABC transporter substrate-binding protein, protein MSFATAAVVVGAALTGAAADTKIPFALDWKFEGPSAAYFAAIDNGHFKAAGLEVEVSAGKGSLDAIPKVATGNFPIGFADINSLIKFLDQNPGAPVTAVMMVYDKPPFAVVGRASQGVSSPKDLEGKVLGAPPPDGAWAQFPAFASANGLDMSKIKVEPVGFPTREPMLAEGNVDAITGFSFSSFLNLVRLGVPEEDIKVLLMADHGLSLYGNAIIVNTDFAKANADAVTNFLSAVAKGWNDVIADPEAGAKMVAKRNPAADVALEARRLKLSIDQNVVTDFTKANGMGKIDMDRMKKAIAQLGENYEFKNTPDISAIYTDKYLPSDGSLMLK, encoded by the coding sequence ATGTCCTTTGCGACGGCGGCTGTCGTTGTAGGCGCCGCATTGACCGGTGCCGCGGCAGACACCAAAATACCTTTCGCTTTGGACTGGAAGTTTGAAGGTCCTAGCGCTGCTTATTTTGCTGCTATTGATAACGGACATTTTAAGGCAGCAGGTCTGGAAGTTGAGGTTTCTGCGGGTAAAGGGTCGCTTGACGCTATTCCGAAAGTCGCTACTGGCAACTTTCCGATTGGCTTTGCAGACATCAACAGCCTGATCAAATTCCTTGATCAGAATCCAGGTGCGCCAGTGACAGCTGTTATGATGGTGTATGACAAGCCACCATTTGCAGTGGTCGGACGAGCTTCGCAAGGCGTTTCAAGTCCAAAAGACCTTGAAGGTAAAGTCTTGGGTGCGCCGCCACCAGATGGAGCTTGGGCGCAGTTCCCAGCTTTTGCATCTGCCAATGGACTGGATATGTCCAAGATTAAAGTAGAGCCAGTTGGATTTCCAACACGTGAGCCGATGCTTGCCGAAGGAAACGTGGATGCGATCACAGGCTTTTCCTTCTCCAGCTTCTTGAATCTTGTTCGTCTGGGTGTTCCAGAGGAAGACATCAAAGTTCTGTTGATGGCGGACCATGGTTTGAGCCTGTATGGTAACGCAATTATTGTGAACACAGATTTTGCCAAAGCGAATGCGGATGCTGTGACTAACTTCCTGTCAGCTGTCGCAAAGGGATGGAATGATGTGATTGCTGATCCAGAAGCTGGTGCCAAGATGGTTGCGAAGCGGAACCCAGCAGCTGATGTAGCGCTGGAAGCTCGCCGTCTGAAGTTGTCGATTGATCAAAATGTGGTAACTGATTTCACCAAAGCGAATGGCATGGGTAAAATTGATATGGACCGCATGAAGAAAGCGATTGCGCAACTTGGTGAGAACTACGAGTTCAAAAATACGCCAGATATCAGCGCTATTTACACAGATAAATATCTGCCGTCTGATGGTAGTTTGATGCTGAAGTAA
- a CDS encoding TRAP transporter large permease, with protein MVLVALTFFGLMVLGMPVGMVMGVAGLVGILDMGGGTFIRMVPDRMFAGLDLFPFLAMPFFILAGEIMNKSGITTNLVKFADALVGWMRGGMAHSNMLASVMFAGITGAATADAAAFGNTLVPAMEKQGYTRRFACAVTAAGSIIGPTIPPSTLAVIYGSLMGVSIAGLFAAGILPGLLICVVCMLLIAVFGTRWKLPKGQKRPSLLGIFKAFRSSLLALILPVFILGSILGGIATPTEAASIALAYALFIGGVIYKALTWPDLYAMMLRTARITGVIFLIIAAASILGWWMTFNQIPQTIATGFLSISSNPQVIIGLILALLLFIGLFMDINATLIILAPVLAPLTLKIGMDPVHAGIMIILALNISLMTPPVGACLFVLASVTKEKVENITKALWPFLLAEVAVLLLIAYWPDLTLAIPRMLGL; from the coding sequence ATGGTACTGGTTGCACTTACATTTTTTGGTCTGATGGTTTTGGGTATGCCGGTTGGCATGGTCATGGGTGTTGCGGGCCTCGTTGGTATTCTTGACATGGGGGGCGGAACATTTATCCGGATGGTGCCAGATCGGATGTTTGCCGGCCTCGACCTATTTCCATTTCTTGCCATGCCATTTTTCATTTTGGCTGGCGAGATTATGAATAAATCAGGCATCACCACAAATCTGGTCAAGTTTGCGGACGCGCTTGTTGGCTGGATGCGGGGCGGTATGGCTCACTCCAACATGCTTGCCTCAGTCATGTTCGCTGGCATTACCGGAGCCGCGACAGCGGACGCCGCAGCATTTGGCAATACACTGGTTCCTGCCATGGAAAAGCAGGGTTACACCCGTCGTTTTGCCTGTGCCGTGACAGCAGCGGGCTCAATTATTGGCCCAACGATCCCGCCTTCAACGCTCGCGGTTATTTATGGATCACTGATGGGGGTCTCTATTGCCGGACTATTTGCTGCCGGCATCTTGCCAGGTCTTCTGATTTGTGTGGTCTGTATGCTTTTGATTGCTGTTTTTGGAACAAGGTGGAAACTTCCAAAAGGTCAAAAACGCCCAAGCCTTCTTGGTATCTTCAAGGCATTTCGGTCCAGCTTATTGGCACTAATTTTGCCCGTATTCATTCTGGGATCTATTCTTGGTGGAATTGCGACCCCTACCGAAGCGGCCTCAATCGCTCTTGCTTATGCACTTTTCATTGGTGGTGTCATTTACAAAGCGCTGACTTGGCCTGATCTATACGCGATGATGCTCCGCACAGCCCGGATTACTGGCGTTATATTCCTGATCATTGCCGCGGCATCTATCCTTGGATGGTGGATGACCTTTAATCAGATACCTCAGACGATCGCTACAGGTTTTCTCAGTATTTCCTCTAATCCGCAAGTCATTATTGGACTAATCCTCGCCCTGTTGCTGTTCATTGGTTTGTTTATGGATATCAACGCGACCTTGATTATTCTCGCGCCTGTTCTGGCGCCACTAACCTTAAAAATTGGAATGGACCCTGTTCATGCAGGGATCATGATTATCCTAGCCCTCAACATTTCCTTAATGACCCCACCTGTGGGTGCCTGCCTTTTTGTACTGGCATCGGTTACCAAGGAAAAGGTTGAGAATATTACCAAAGCTCTTTGGCCATTTTTATTAGCTGAAGTCGCGGTCTTGCTGCTGATTGCCTATTGGCCGGACCTAACACTCGCTAT
- a CDS encoding extracellular solute-binding protein — MDNSKRYERLLERYRNGDMERRSFLGLLGAAGLAYGLHTPFAKHAFAATEQVRFDGWGGVVSEAFRKHAFDPYTKKTGIKVVDGTFGSGDEYISRVKASQNGEYNIAHLSGVFDYARYHGLGLTSELNEANIPNLKYVIPKLTDVFRGVTGGKLSCVPYDYGTTGLAYNRKYISDDEMKEKGANILLEKKLKGKIGGWGDWRTRIWYASLQTGQNPNGATDMDAIWDALRTHRDLLLKYWGSGAELMSLLAEEEIYVTEAWSGRVYALQEQGHDIGYMDPPNGFGWQECLFVIKGSPMEACEELLNFMLAPETSIAVAEGQNYPPALDPTKVDLGSKIPKLPAFDPKGTLSGLTFADPTYWNSNEQEWSKKFGRIQKGY, encoded by the coding sequence ATGGATAATTCAAAACGTTATGAACGATTATTAGAGAGATATAGAAATGGCGATATGGAACGCCGTTCTTTTCTAGGACTGCTTGGCGCTGCTGGACTTGCATATGGTCTTCACACGCCATTTGCAAAACATGCTTTCGCTGCAACGGAACAAGTTCGCTTTGACGGCTGGGGTGGAGTTGTCTCCGAAGCATTCCGCAAACACGCATTCGATCCCTACACCAAGAAAACAGGTATTAAAGTGGTCGATGGGACATTTGGCAGCGGTGATGAATATATCTCTCGGGTGAAGGCAAGCCAGAACGGTGAATATAACATCGCACATCTGTCCGGTGTTTTTGATTACGCTCGCTATCACGGTCTTGGTCTTACCAGCGAACTAAACGAAGCCAACATCCCGAACCTGAAGTACGTTATTCCTAAACTCACTGATGTGTTCCGGGGAGTGACGGGTGGAAAATTGTCTTGTGTCCCTTATGACTACGGCACAACAGGACTTGCGTATAACCGCAAATATATTTCTGACGATGAAATGAAGGAGAAGGGTGCAAACATCCTTCTTGAAAAGAAACTTAAAGGCAAAATCGGTGGCTGGGGCGATTGGCGCACTCGGATCTGGTATGCCTCCCTTCAAACGGGTCAAAATCCAAATGGCGCAACTGATATGGATGCGATTTGGGATGCCTTGAGAACACATCGCGATCTGTTGTTGAAATATTGGGGCTCAGGCGCAGAATTGATGAGCCTTCTGGCAGAAGAAGAAATCTATGTGACAGAAGCCTGGTCAGGTCGTGTCTATGCATTGCAGGAGCAAGGTCATGATATCGGTTACATGGATCCACCAAATGGCTTTGGCTGGCAAGAATGCCTGTTCGTCATCAAGGGATCTCCAATGGAAGCCTGCGAAGAACTACTGAACTTCATGCTGGCACCAGAAACATCTATTGCTGTCGCTGAAGGCCAGAACTATCCGCCTGCCCTGGATCCAACCAAAGTAGATCTTGGAAGCAAAATTCCTAAGCTACCAGCCTTCGATCCAAAGGGAACACTTTCCGGCCTCACTTTTGCTGATCCAACGTACTGGAACAGTAACGAGCAGGAATGGTCCAAGAAGTTTGGACGAATCCAAAAAGGGTACTAA
- a CDS encoding polyamine ABC transporter ATP-binding protein — protein sequence MSAVKLQNIVKKFGDFTAVHPMSLDLPEGSFVTLLGPSGCGKTTTLRMIAGLLDPSEGEIVVGDRKVNDIPIHKRNLGIVFQNYALFPHKTVRENVAFGLKYRKVSKAEVDRRVKEALELVQLPHLAESYPKQLSGGQQQRIALARAIVIEPDVLLLDEPLSALDANLREDMRVELKRIQDQIGITTVFVTHDQSEALAMSDILVVMSNGRVEQVGPPKEIYSNPNSRFVADFLGTSNILEAKADNQAGQEGLTSETIGFVPLPEEQMVKIRNRTKAYLVLRAEKIELVEASAQEDGRTAFEGKIEAVDYQGQLVRYFVDVKGVKFQVLNMLTSRGAFEEGEIVSVRFRNEDCVAIGEDA from the coding sequence GTGAGTGCTGTAAAACTGCAAAATATTGTGAAAAAGTTTGGGGATTTCACCGCTGTTCACCCCATGTCACTTGACCTTCCAGAAGGAAGTTTCGTGACATTGCTAGGACCCTCTGGATGCGGGAAAACAACAACGCTGCGCATGATTGCGGGACTATTAGATCCCAGTGAAGGGGAAATTGTTGTTGGTGACCGTAAAGTCAACGACATCCCTATTCATAAAAGAAATTTAGGCATTGTTTTTCAGAACTACGCCTTGTTCCCTCATAAAACCGTCCGGGAAAATGTTGCGTTTGGCCTCAAATACCGAAAAGTGTCAAAAGCGGAAGTAGACCGACGCGTTAAAGAAGCCTTGGAGCTTGTACAGCTTCCCCATTTGGCTGAAAGCTATCCAAAACAACTGTCTGGTGGGCAGCAGCAACGAATTGCTTTGGCGCGGGCCATTGTCATTGAACCCGATGTTCTTTTGTTGGATGAGCCCCTCTCCGCGCTGGATGCCAATCTTCGCGAAGATATGCGGGTCGAACTTAAACGTATTCAAGATCAAATCGGAATTACCACGGTTTTTGTAACACACGATCAGTCCGAGGCACTCGCCATGTCCGACATTCTGGTCGTGATGTCCAACGGCCGGGTTGAACAAGTCGGCCCCCCAAAAGAAATCTACTCCAACCCGAACAGTCGGTTCGTCGCCGATTTCCTGGGAACTTCTAACATTTTAGAAGCAAAAGCAGACAATCAGGCCGGTCAGGAGGGCCTTACTTCAGAAACGATAGGATTTGTCCCTCTTCCTGAAGAGCAAATGGTCAAAATCAGAAACCGAACGAAGGCGTACCTTGTTTTACGAGCGGAAAAAATCGAGCTCGTAGAAGCCTCAGCGCAAGAGGACGGTCGTACGGCCTTTGAAGGAAAAATTGAAGCTGTCGATTATCAAGGACAACTGGTTCGCTATTTTGTCGACGTGAAAGGTGTCAAGTTTCAAGTCTTGAACATGCTGACGAGCAGAGGGGCATTTGAAGAAGGCGAAATTGTTTCAGTTCGCTTCCGAAATGAAGATTGTGTTGCGATTGGAGAAGACGCCTGA
- a CDS encoding YaiI/YqxD family protein has protein sequence MIRIFIDADACPVKDEIYRVAGRHNLVSFVVSNSWMRLPQSPLIEQIIVDDGFDAADNWIADNCGPKDVVVTADIPLADRCLKAGSVVLGPTGKAFTHNSIGMKLAMRELNTHLREMGEISGYNASFSKKDRSNFLNVLENTIQKLKRG, from the coding sequence ATGATCCGTATTTTCATCGATGCCGATGCTTGTCCTGTGAAGGACGAGATCTACCGAGTTGCAGGACGACATAACCTCGTCAGCTTTGTTGTCAGCAATAGCTGGATGCGCCTTCCTCAAAGCCCCTTAATAGAACAAATCATTGTCGATGATGGTTTTGACGCAGCAGATAATTGGATTGCCGATAATTGTGGGCCCAAAGACGTCGTAGTAACAGCCGACATACCACTGGCAGATCGATGCCTTAAAGCCGGAAGCGTTGTTTTAGGGCCAACAGGCAAAGCCTTTACCCACAATTCGATTGGCATGAAACTCGCGATGAGGGAGCTCAATACCCACTTGAGAGAAATGGGTGAAATATCCGGCTACAATGCATCATTCTCAAAGAAAGATCGCAGCAATTTTCTCAATGTCCTGGAAAATACCATACAGAAACTGAAACGGGGCTGA
- a CDS encoding TRAP transporter small permease, with protein MPDVHRPDLRPQIALRAIQTSRFFNKYVERSVVFLLGVLVLDVWLGILARYVLPVDWTFTEELARYLMIWMALIAVSCAIAHREHIGVLILFERFPPEGRKWLAVAFDVIAFCFFAVIFYYGIGMVDRGFNRYTMINEIPKAYPFIGVPVAAALCCLQLALVAVHDFFSPDAHVAAERAEV; from the coding sequence ATGCCTGATGTGCACCGTCCTGATCTCAGGCCACAAATAGCGTTAAGAGCTATTCAGACTAGCCGTTTCTTCAACAAATATGTCGAGCGCTCAGTCGTCTTCCTGTTGGGGGTTCTGGTTTTGGATGTGTGGCTTGGTATCTTGGCACGTTATGTTTTGCCCGTTGACTGGACATTCACTGAAGAACTTGCCCGGTATTTAATGATTTGGATGGCCCTTATAGCAGTTTCCTGCGCAATTGCGCATCGGGAGCATATTGGAGTGCTGATCCTGTTTGAACGGTTTCCGCCTGAGGGTCGCAAGTGGCTAGCGGTTGCCTTCGATGTGATTGCGTTCTGTTTCTTTGCGGTGATTTTTTACTATGGCATTGGCATGGTTGATCGCGGATTTAACCGCTACACCATGATCAACGAAATTCCAAAAGCCTATCCCTTTATTGGAGTTCCAGTCGCAGCTGCATTGTGTTGTTTGCAATTGGCGTTGGTCGCTGTTCATGACTTTTTCTCTCCGGATGCACATGTGGCGGCAGAACGGGCGGAGGTGTAA
- a CDS encoding ABC transporter permease, translating to MLRKFGVPLLALIIFALLWEALVWANNWPNYVMASPSDLGPAFFKHRWLFLQYGWDTLWRTIVGLLLAVIFGLGLGMIMGFSRTMREALYPLLVGFNAVPKATVVPVVALLFVGQHDMNTILIAFMISFFPIAVSISIGLSTLEPEYRDILYSLGASKFTIFRKIALPKTLPEFFGALKVSVTLAFIGTNLMEIVEPHGRGLGHLFDSGKINADYPLMFAVLIALAILGIALYYVVVAMEKVFAGWAEREAN from the coding sequence ATGCTTCGTAAATTTGGCGTACCTCTTTTGGCTCTTATAATTTTTGCCCTTCTTTGGGAAGCATTGGTTTGGGCGAATAACTGGCCGAATTATGTCATGGCATCCCCGTCTGACCTTGGCCCTGCATTTTTCAAGCATAGATGGCTATTCCTGCAATATGGATGGGACACCTTATGGCGAACAATTGTCGGTCTTTTGTTGGCAGTGATATTTGGTCTTGGCCTTGGCATGATCATGGGGTTTTCGCGCACAATGCGAGAAGCCCTTTATCCGCTTCTGGTCGGGTTTAATGCTGTCCCGAAGGCGACTGTAGTGCCTGTTGTTGCGCTCTTGTTTGTTGGGCAGCACGACATGAATACGATCCTGATTGCATTCATGATTTCGTTTTTCCCAATTGCTGTCAGTATTTCTATTGGATTAAGTACTCTTGAGCCTGAATATCGGGATATTCTCTACTCACTCGGTGCCAGCAAATTCACGATTTTTAGGAAAATCGCTCTACCGAAAACCCTTCCAGAGTTTTTCGGGGCGTTAAAGGTGTCAGTTACGCTGGCGTTTATCGGAACCAATTTGATGGAAATAGTGGAGCCCCATGGTCGCGGTTTGGGACATCTTTTTGATAGTGGTAAAATAAACGCAGACTATCCATTGATGTTTGCCGTGCTGATTGCCCTCGCAATTTTGGGGATTGCGCTATACTACGTTGTCGTCGCTATGGAGAAAGTTTTCGCAGGCTGGGCTGAACGAGAAGCGAACTAA
- a CDS encoding ABC transporter permease: MNWNFVRLWTVLVYLFMFLPVAVVVLLSFNANQFGSFPITGFSFRWFYELASNDAILRAFKTSLLLGTLTAIISTTLGVLASLALVRYKVPGSNFISTLLIAPILVPEVVLAVALLLFLNFLSIHKSFFMLLMGHVIFTLPFVVLVVQARLIGIRRDVEEAAMSLGATPIQTFFQITLPLLAPAVFAGMLFAFTISFDDITGTLFWKPGGVETVPTQIFAMLRNSISPEINALGSVMIFFTVGVPLIGAAIARRLANKQGR, encoded by the coding sequence ATGAATTGGAACTTTGTACGCCTTTGGACTGTTCTAGTCTATCTTTTCATGTTTCTTCCGGTTGCTGTTGTCGTCCTGCTCAGCTTCAATGCCAACCAGTTTGGTAGCTTTCCAATTACAGGCTTTTCGTTTCGTTGGTTTTACGAACTGGCTTCAAATGATGCAATTCTCAGGGCTTTCAAGACGTCGCTTTTACTGGGAACACTGACAGCAATCATTTCAACAACCTTGGGTGTTCTCGCCAGCTTAGCGCTTGTTCGTTACAAGGTACCGGGAAGCAATTTCATAAGCACATTGCTGATTGCGCCTATTCTAGTGCCAGAAGTCGTGCTGGCAGTGGCCCTTTTGCTCTTCCTGAATTTTCTGTCCATTCATAAAAGCTTTTTCATGCTTCTTATGGGACATGTGATCTTCACTTTACCATTTGTGGTGCTAGTCGTTCAGGCGCGCTTGATCGGTATTCGGAGGGACGTGGAAGAGGCTGCGATGAGCCTTGGCGCAACACCCATACAGACGTTTTTTCAAATCACATTACCTTTGCTGGCACCAGCGGTTTTTGCCGGAATGTTGTTTGCTTTCACCATCAGTTTTGATGACATCACGGGCACCTTGTTCTGGAAACCAGGCGGGGTCGAGACAGTGCCAACTCAAATTTTTGCCATGCTGCGTAATTCCATCTCACCGGAGATCAACGCGCTCGGCTCAGTCATGATTTTCTTCACCGTCGGGGTACCCCTTATTGGGGCTGCCATCGCCCGGCGGCTAGCGAACAAACAGGGGCGCTAG
- a CDS encoding LysR family transcriptional regulator produces MRETPSYSSPERLARDLDWNLLKTFLVIAKSKSITDAANTLRLRQPSVSASLKRLEDRLNKKLVDRSPGSFRLTKAGELLEKEIIDIHGAILRFDTLLRNTEDEISGHVRIAMASHVECPLFDRALSIFHQTHPNATLSIEISASRHAIENLLARKASIGVCLVKERSPKLQYRRLFREHFGLFCGPEHPLFGRENLNESDLKGHSSVSFVTDQMGDALRQVALMRAHANLDDRIVGTSANLEEVRRMIISGLGIGPLPIHVAKRDVEAGILWRLPPYSNPPAIDVYVVENPNVQLNRAEAEFIKIVGSLIDQTPIEERIYI; encoded by the coding sequence ATGAGAGAAACCCCTAGCTATTCATCGCCGGAGCGATTGGCTCGTGATCTGGATTGGAACCTGCTTAAAACCTTTCTGGTGATAGCCAAATCAAAAAGCATTACGGATGCAGCCAATACGCTTCGCCTCCGTCAACCCTCTGTATCGGCGTCCTTAAAAAGACTCGAAGATCGACTCAATAAAAAGCTGGTAGACAGGTCACCAGGAAGCTTTCGACTGACGAAGGCGGGGGAACTCTTAGAGAAAGAGATCATTGATATTCATGGTGCCATTCTTCGTTTTGATACTTTGCTGAGAAATACGGAAGATGAAATTAGCGGTCATGTTAGAATTGCCATGGCCAGCCATGTTGAATGCCCTCTGTTCGATAGAGCTCTGTCTATCTTTCATCAAACACATCCCAATGCCACTCTTTCTATCGAAATATCTGCAAGTCGACATGCGATTGAAAATCTCTTGGCCAGAAAGGCCAGTATTGGTGTTTGTCTGGTGAAAGAAAGAAGTCCCAAGCTTCAGTATCGGCGTTTGTTCCGTGAGCATTTTGGACTGTTTTGTGGGCCAGAACATCCCTTGTTTGGGCGGGAAAACCTGAATGAAAGTGATTTAAAAGGTCATTCGAGTGTCAGCTTTGTAACAGATCAAATGGGTGATGCTTTAAGGCAAGTGGCCTTGATGAGAGCGCATGCAAACCTTGACGATCGAATTGTCGGAACCTCTGCAAATCTTGAGGAGGTGCGGAGAATGATCATATCTGGCCTTGGTATCGGGCCATTGCCAATTCATGTTGCTAAAAGGGATGTGGAGGCAGGTATTCTTTGGCGGCTACCTCCTTATTCCAACCCGCCGGCTATTGATGTCTATGTCGTGGAAAATCCGAATGTACAGCTGAACCGCGCCGAAGCTGAGTTTATCAAAATTGTTGGTTCCCTAATTGATCAAACTCCTATTGAGGAGCGGATATATATCTAA
- a CDS encoding MurR/RpiR family transcriptional regulator codes for MAEEDIKSIEARIHETYDDFSETERKIADVILDYPGDLSAFTATELASLAGVSKASSSRFFQRLGYSSFEEARKLAREIKNWGSPLYRQGKSSPQHINFKEFFDHEIELLKTTIGNIHPNTIDEITQAIVASKRIWIVGFRNSYFLAGYLRWQLLQFRGDVNLLPNPGETFGEFTADMIESDLLIAVGLRRRPRELGQIIQSAEKSGANRLLITDPTARRLPSLVDWTLTVQTASPFVFDSCSSAISLLRLIAVTALQKAGKPGRDHLKRVERQHEILGDLNH; via the coding sequence ATGGCAGAAGAAGATATTAAATCCATCGAAGCGCGAATCCATGAGACCTATGATGACTTCTCAGAAACAGAACGAAAAATTGCAGATGTAATCCTTGATTATCCAGGAGATTTAAGCGCATTCACGGCTACTGAGCTCGCCTCGCTTGCAGGTGTTTCAAAGGCTTCCAGCAGCCGGTTTTTCCAGCGCCTGGGTTACAGCAGTTTTGAAGAAGCTAGAAAACTGGCAAGAGAGATCAAAAACTGGGGATCCCCTCTTTACCGGCAAGGAAAATCCTCTCCCCAACACATCAATTTCAAGGAATTTTTCGATCACGAAATTGAGCTTCTAAAAACAACGATTGGTAATATTCACCCTAATACGATTGACGAAATTACTCAGGCCATCGTGGCCAGCAAACGCATTTGGATTGTCGGATTTCGCAACAGCTATTTTCTCGCTGGTTATCTTCGCTGGCAATTACTTCAATTCCGCGGTGACGTTAATCTGCTACCCAATCCGGGCGAGACTTTCGGCGAATTTACCGCTGATATGATTGAAAGCGATCTTTTGATTGCAGTTGGCCTTCGAAGACGCCCAAGGGAGCTCGGGCAAATTATTCAGAGCGCCGAGAAAAGTGGTGCAAACCGGCTTTTAATTACGGATCCAACGGCTCGCCGCTTACCCTCTCTCGTTGACTGGACATTGACAGTTCAAACAGCCAGTCCGTTCGTTTTTGACAGCTGCTCCAGCGCTATCAGCTTGCTCCGCCTCATTGCAGTTACAGCCCTTCAGAAGGCAGGAAAACCAGGGCGCGATCACCTGAAAAGAGTAGAACGACAACACGAAATCCTAGGGGACTTAAATCACTGA
- a CDS encoding ABC transporter permease, whose protein sequence is MSIEKREARQPWILLSPALTSIALLLIIPLLFIVVYSFWLRTATGADQVGFYLDNWHEVLTDEFYRDILLQTLRIAAITTIVCALMGYPAAYFIARSNGNKAILLLLLMLPFWISYIIRTMSWINILGVSGAFNTFLVGIGLIDEPLQMLYNEVTVILGLVHFLLPFMVLNVYVSLEDIDQNLEDASCSLGATRWQSFLEVTLPLSLPGLAAGGLLCFVLGAGTYITPVILGGPRDAMFANLVFEAIITQLDWPLGSVLSLVLIAVLGSIVLLYNRFLGMRQLMKGLG, encoded by the coding sequence ATGTCAATTGAAAAACGGGAGGCACGGCAGCCGTGGATATTATTGTCACCTGCGCTGACATCAATAGCGCTGCTGTTGATCATTCCTCTCCTATTTATAGTCGTTTATTCATTTTGGCTCAGAACAGCAACTGGGGCTGACCAAGTTGGGTTTTATCTGGATAATTGGCACGAAGTCCTCACCGATGAATTCTATCGGGACATCTTACTACAGACACTCCGAATTGCAGCGATTACGACAATTGTCTGCGCTTTGATGGGTTATCCCGCCGCCTACTTTATTGCTCGCTCAAACGGCAATAAGGCTATTCTTCTGCTGTTACTGATGCTCCCCTTCTGGATCAGCTATATCATTCGAACAATGTCCTGGATCAATATCCTTGGTGTTTCTGGTGCTTTCAACACGTTCCTAGTAGGAATTGGCCTGATCGATGAGCCGCTCCAAATGCTATATAACGAAGTGACAGTTATTCTAGGCCTAGTGCACTTCTTGTTGCCGTTCATGGTGCTCAACGTCTATGTGAGCCTCGAAGATATTGACCAAAATCTAGAAGATGCCTCTTGCTCCTTAGGAGCAACCCGTTGGCAAAGCTTTCTGGAGGTCACATTACCTCTTTCTCTTCCCGGACTTGCCGCAGGTGGTTTGCTCTGTTTTGTCTTAGGAGCAGGCACCTACATTACCCCTGTTATTTTGGGTGGACCAAGGGATGCCATGTTCGCCAATCTGGTTTTTGAAGCCATTATCACTCAACTCGACTGGCCTCTCGGTTCCGTTTTATCGCTGGTCCTAATCGCTGTCCTTGGATCAATCGTTCTTCTGTACAACCGCTTCCTTGGAATGCGGCAATTGATGAAGGGGCTTGGCTGA